The following coding sequences are from one Pocillopora verrucosa isolate sample1 chromosome 5, ASM3666991v2, whole genome shotgun sequence window:
- the LOC131799510 gene encoding neural cell adhesion molecule L1.1-like, producing SVTAYKTWDAIIKCDIFGYPTPAITWTRSLNQLPLNRHVIDYNWLIIRNTTKDDDGAYVCQGTNKLGSVMAVTWVIVKDVVNPNMVFSPPNEIYVQNVGDTVKLNCSAGGAPLPRVKWLRDGKRIYSTAVFHEHNLITSELVIRGFQPRDVAIYKCKFYNEKNVTAKANTSLGIYKSYSCSRNRKRKLLRELSCVL from the exons TCTGTCACCGCTTATAAAACATGGGACGCTATTATCAAATGTGACATATTTGGCTATCCCACTCCTGCAATCACATGGACAAGATCCCTCAATCAACTTCCCCTCAACAGGCATGTTATTGATTACAACTGGCTTATAATTAGGAACACGACAAAAGACGATGACGGTGCTTATGTGTGTCAAGGAACCAATAAATTGGGGAGTGTCATGGCTGTAACATGGGTCATTGTTAAAGATG TAGTGAATCCCAACATGGTTTTCAGTCCTCCCAATGAAATTTATGTTCAGAATGTTGGCGATACAGTGAAGCTGAACTGCTCCGCTGGTGGAGCACCGTTACCTCGAGTTAAGTGGCTCAGGGATGGAAAACGTATTTATTCTACAGCGGTATTTCATGAGCACAATCTGATCACGAGTGAACTTGTTATTCGTGGGTTCCAGCCAAGGGACGTTGCAATCTATAAGTGCAAATTCTATAATGAAAAGAATGTGACAGCGAAAGCCAACACAAGTTTGGGTATATATAAATCGTATTCTTGTTCACGTAACCGTAAAAGGAAGTTACTGAGAGAATTGAGTTGTGTTCTTTAA